In the Colletotrichum lupini chromosome 1, complete sequence genome, one interval contains:
- a CDS encoding HECT-domain-containing protein, producing the protein MLDLPAPVLPVSTLSEGPRKPCPVFVESHRVVAEPHSVAIRCPVPPPTLTTGTRPRQRNRPCVLSDSVRLLFSLAAPCRAHFLVLYAASYLIQPRPQIPQNSRHPDDMTRDVRRPEKGPQTETGLDAELLAGLWEDAPLARLPSDAPAELKDMVQIIENPKRVYAIHRASRRHNFQILVETYVQQLRYGCDSKSCTTSTCFSCRKRVAGKAPIRRYNITSARTLAVYLASQDNPETGLCPYLNPPKETPAALNSLIFSSNPAPPAFSDPFSKRSGTSGDSRRRKSGSGCRVNGDGSSMRATQGTEELGRRATISATHERSHFDAATGTAHPPFKVAERPVNKDYRSFAANVFGTVAFKMLEWLTPAGLDAMSQKVAALEAEATQSPSKEEPQMFRNPSGLSTPLQSTPPLTQADTRDLGEVSQSTTEQGSDAVLAQGSQTLHNPSATMPSSRPNKPKRSSSTRVRANSKPSRKLSIEPYPTSSLPEDVTSGLSSPRMNGGAYEKPLRPPKASHVNPYAIPEIPSTPSFFDNVPPQSHAVTIVQEPDSIPNTNHANSKPPQPAETPVSHEPVSEAQPLRVANSAEDSKQNQDPLEVSIADSLLPQSLTVLNVEVVDLVCDILQDDGTSESHLLDPPRITSTYTTLKDRASRMQRKQSSRATYPKRLRRQWKLFIEQSLFNILSDPVSLVASFVKDDELLDSHTIWYCMLRLTRVAPSLVFHSLWMAAGSLFKAPKSLQSLRSPAAGMFRRTDRSLANVEAGQLLSICLHALVAAAPLITDSRILFDMSRIRSNGLALAGSGALARQPAWLCLLYEDAFSNDLALRLARRLFTAISARRCFADMAAQDDNLEDNKEDFDALRPLLSQLDLLNSYSSSTPGVGQLERAGHESRVSTLLLDWAKTVMLQQWDGQPEISYDSSFGGALSLIAAMYEKRQDLLLGDIQFRVDYFAERLDSINMPVAWLTHTSSRQKKHLLDFPFIFEPSALVSYFRSINFSKMSRSYEESSSLQTRMKAIVAPGGLITNPHHKLVLQDLLKTASSKYLILEISRKNVIRDAFDQLWRREARELHRPLKIHLGEEGGEEGFDSGGVQQEFFRLAVAECLNPDHGAFTVDDRTRMTWFVPGSVVPAWKFEILGLLVSLAVYNGLTLPITFPKALYRKLLGEPVDELHHIADGWPDLAMGLTTLLEWDEKQGLVEDVFARTYEFSVSMFGQPISREMDGKANSWPQFEATAETSLVDGNPEDAPLVTNENRNAYVSDYIKYLTDVSVRPQYEAFERGFRACLHHKALGLLTPPLLQSLVEGVQEIDISELRRYTRYVGWDATHRGVRDFWSIVKRYDEKMKRRLLEFVTASDRVPVGGMKNMQFVVQRNGEEEGEGGHLPTAYTCYGTLLLPEYKDKDVLRERLSMALENAQGFGFA; encoded by the exons ATGCTCGATTTGCCTGCTCCCGTGCTTCCCGTATCCACTCTTTCAGAAGGACCCCGGAAGCCGTGCCCCGTTTTCGTCGAATCGCACCGTGTCGTCGCCGAGCCTCATAGCGTGGCCATACGGTGCCCAGTTCCTCCTCCAACACTGACGACCGGGAC ACGTCCACGACAACGAAACCGCCCCTGCGTTCTCTCTGATTCTGTCCGACTCCTCTTCTCGCTAGCCGCTCCCTGCCGCGCGCATTTCCTGGTCTTGTACGCCGCCAGCTACCTCATCCAACCTCGACCTCAGATACCCCAGAACTCTCGCCATCCGGATGACATGACTCGGGACGTTCGCCGCCCTGAGAAGGGCCCTCAGACCGAAACCGGCCTCGATGCTGAACTTCTAGCCGGTCTCTGGGAAGATGCGCCTCTCGCGCGCCTGCCCTCTGATGCGCCGGCCGAACTGAAGGATATGGTACAGATCATAGAGAACCCGAAGCGCGTCTACGCTATCCACCGCGCCAGCCGCCGGCATAACTTCCAGATTCTCGTAGAAAC GTACGTCCAACAGCTACGGTACGGATGTGACTCCAAGTCATGCACAACCTCGACCTGCTTCTCCTGTCGCAAGCGTGTCGCAGGCAAAGCGCCAATACGCAGATATAACATCACGAGCGCAAGGACCTTGGCAGTGTACCTGGCCAGCCAGGACAACCCAGAGACTGGGCTCTGTCCCTACCTCAATCCCCCGAAAGAAACACCGGCCGCCCTGAACTCGCTCATATTTTCCTCCAACCCCGCGCCTCCAGCATTCAGCGACCCCTTTTCGAAGCGATCCGGTACATCAGGCGATAGTAGAAGGCGGAAGTCAGGTTCGGGCTGCAGGGTAAATGGCGATGGCAGTTCCATGAGGGCTACCCAGGGTACCGAGGAACTTGGTCGTCGAGCAACAATATCCGCCACGCACGAACGCTCGCATTTCGATGCGGCAACAGGCACTGCACATCCTCCATTCAAGGTTGCCGAACGACCTGTCAACAAGGATTACCGTTCTTTCGCAGCCAATGTGTTTGGGACCGTCGCCTTCAAGATGTTGGAATGGCTCACGCCAGCTGGCCTGGATGCCATGTCCCAAAAAGTCGCGGCATTGGAGGCAGAGGCGACACAAAGTCCTTCCAAAGAAGAACCGCAAATGTTCCGTAATCCATCAGGCCTGTCGACGCCTTTGCAGTCGACGCCCCCCTTGACACAGGCAGATACGAGAGATTTGGGCGAAGTCTCTCAGTCGACCACGGAACAAGGATCGGATGCAGTCCTCGCTCAGGGGTCACAGACACTGCATAACCCAAGTGCAACGATGCCCAGCTCACGGCCTAATAAACCCAAGAGAAGTTCAAGCACTAGGGTGCGGGCCAACTCGAAGCCTAGTAGGAAACTCTCCATCGAGCCATACCCGACATCTTCACTGCCCGAAGACGTTACGTCCGGGTTGTCCTCCCCAAGGATGAACGGAGGAGCTTATGAGAAACCACTGCGGCCACCAAAAGCGTCTCACGTTAACCCTTACGCCATTCCAGAAATACCCTCGACACCATCATTCTTTGATAATGTACCGCCTCAAAGCCACGCCGTAACGATTGTTCAAGAACCAGACTCAATACCCAATACAAACCACGCCAACAGCAAACCACCACAGCCAGCAGAAACTCCAGTTTCCCATGAGCCGGTCTCAGAAGCTCAACCTTTGCGGGTTGCAAACTCCGCCGAAGATTCGAAACAGAATCAAGACCCGCTGGAGGTATCGATCGCCGACAGCTTGCTCCCACAATCGTTGACAGTACTCAACGTGGAGGTGGTTGATCTCGTGTGCGACATTCTCCAGGATGACGGTACATCAGAGTCCCACCTCCTTGATCCCCCAAGGATTACCAGCACGTACACCACACTCAAGGACCGGGCTTCCAGAATGCAGAGGAAACAGAGCTCCCGAGCCACCTACCCAAAGAGACTCCGGAGACAGTGGAAGCTTTTTATTGAGCAAAGTCTGTTCAATATCTTGAGCGACCCCGTTAGTTTAGTCGCATCCTTTGTCAAGGACGACGAACTGCTCGATTCCCACACCATATGGTACTGCATGCTGAGACTCACACGAGTGGCTCCAAGCCTGGTGTTTCACAGTTTGTGGATGGCAGCTGGGAGCCTGTTCAAAGCACCCAAGTCACTGCAATCCCTTCGTTCCCCCGCTGCCGGAATGTTCCGCCGAACCGATCGATCTCTTGCCAATGTCGAAGCAGGTCAGCTCCTATCGATATGCCTCCATGCGCTGGTGGCCGCGGCCCCTTTGATTACAGACTCCCGAATCCTTTTCGACATGTCTCGAATACGTTCTAATGGACTAGCTCTCGCCGGAAGCGGTGCCCTCGCGCGGCAGCCAGCTTGGCTCTGCCTTCTGTATGAGGATGCCTTTTCAAACGATCTGGCACTCCGGCTGGCGAGGCGTTTGTTCACCGCCATATCCGCGCGTAGGTGTTTTGCAGATATGGCTGCGCAAGATGACAACCTCGAGGACAATAAAGAGGACTTCGACGCCCTTCGACCCCTTCTGTCCCAACTTGACCTACTTAACTCGTACTCATCTTCCACTCCTGGGGTGGGCCAGCTCGAGCGAGCTGGCCACGAGTCCAGGGTTTCTACGCTACTTCTAGACTGGGCCAAGACGGTGATGCTTCAGCAATGGGACGGCCAGCCTGAAATCTCATACGATAGCTCCTTTGGTGGAGCGTTGTCGCTGATTGCTGCTATGT ACGAAAAACGACAAGACTTGCTTCTTGGAGACATACAATTCCGCGTGGATTACTTTGCCGAGAGGCTGGACTCAATCAATATGCCTGTCGCCTGGCTCACCCATACCTCCTCGAGACAGAAGAAGCACCTATTGGACTTCCCCTTCATCTTCGAACCATCTGCCTTGGTGTCTTATTTCCGATCCATCAACTTCTCGAAGATGAGCCGAAGCTATGAGGAATCGAGCTCGCTTCAAACACGTATGAAGGCGATCGTTGCTCCTGGAGGCCTCATTACCAATCCCCATCACAAGCTTGTTCTGCAAGACCTTCTGAAGACAGCCTCCTCAAAGTATTTGATCCTCGAGATTAGTCGTAAGAACGTCATCAGAGATGCTTTCGATCAACTCTGGCGGCGAGAAGCAAGAGAGCTGCATAGACCGCTCAAGATCCATCTTGGCGAGGAAGGTGGCGAAGAGGGATTCGATTCGGGCGGAGTTCAACAGGAGTTCTTCCGCCTTGCTGTTGCTGAGTGCCTCAACCCCGATCATGGCGCTTTCACGGTCGACGATAGGACCCGCATGACCTGGTTCGTCCCGGGCTCCGTTGTACCAGCCTGGAAATTTGAGATCCTTGGTCTGTTGGTGTCATTGGCTGTCTATAACGGCCTGACGCTGCCCATCACATTTCCCAAGGCCCTTTACCGCAAGCTCCTGGGCGAGCCTGTGGATGAATTGCATCATATCGCCGACGGATGGCCAGACCTCGCGATGGGACTTACGACACTACTTGAATGGGACGAGAAACAGGGTCTTGTCGAAGACGTCTTCGCACGCACATACGAATTCTCCGTGTCCATGTTTGGACAGCCCATTTCTCGGGAGATGGATGGGAAGGCTAACAGCTGGCCCCAGTTCGAGGCGACTGCTGAGACGTCGCTTGTGGACGGGAATCCCGAGGATGCTCCGCTCGTCACCAACGAGAACAGGAACGCGTACGTCAGCGACTACATCAAATACCTGACGGATGTCTCCGTTCGTCCGCAGTACGAAGCGTTCGAGCGTGGATTCCGAGCTTGCTTACATCACAAGGCACTCGGGCTCCTGACTCCGCCACTCCTCCAATCACTCGTGGAGGGCGTCCAGGAGATTGACATTTCTGAACTGCGCCGATACACCAGATATGTCGGCTGGGACGCGACTCACCGCGGCGTCCGAGACTTCTGGTCGATTGTTAAGCGCTACGACGAGAAGATGAAGAGGCGGCTGCTGGAGTTCGTCACCGCGTCGGACCGTGTGCCCGTCGGTGGCATGAAGAATATGCAATTCGTCGTGCAAAGAAACGGTGAAGAGGAGGGCGAGGGCGGACATTTGCCCACCGCGTACACGTGTTACGGTACGCTTTTGCTGCCAGAGTACAAAGATAAAGATGTCCTGAGAGAGAGGCTTTCCATGGCATTGGAGAACGCGCAAGGCTTTGGGTTTGCTTGA